Proteins co-encoded in one Girardinichthys multiradiatus isolate DD_20200921_A chromosome 11, DD_fGirMul_XY1, whole genome shotgun sequence genomic window:
- the mogat3b gene encoding 2-acylglycerol O-acyltransferase 3b isoform X3, giving the protein MTEEKPQLKAFLEAISVLQWVLSFLFLGVACIILMVYLMFTSLWPLPTLYFIWLVNDWKTPERGGRGTTFVRKWKVWEQFREYFPVKLVKTADLNPNKNYIFGSHPHGIMCVGAFACFSTESCGFAEMFPGLKSTLVILAGLFKIPLLREYLMCAGLCPVSKPSLVHLLSKSGKGNAVVIVVGGAAESLASSPGINRVVMKQRKGFVRTALEHGADLVPVYSFGENELFQQVIFSEDSLGRRLQGLFKSIMGFAPCLFVGERVALLPYRKPVITVVGSPISVPKCVTPTEKQVDHYHGLYMEALSKLFHEHKVSCGLSESHKLEII; this is encoded by the exons ATGACTGAAGAAAAACCTCAGCTAAAGGCGTTTTTAGAGGCTATAAGCGTTTTGCAATGGGTGCTAAGCTTTCTCTTCTTAG GAGTGGCTTGCATTATCCTGATGGTGTATCTTATGTTTACCTCTCTGTGGCCGCTGCCGACTCTTTACTTCATATGGCTGGTAAATGACTGGAAAACTCCAGAAAGAG GGGGCAGAGGAACAACATTTGTGAGGAAGTGGAAGGTTTGGGAGCAGTTCAGAGAGTATTTTCCTGTTAAA ctggtGAAGACAGCAGACCTGAACCCAAATAAAAACTACATCTTTGGCAGTCATCCGCATGGTATCATGTGTGTTGGAGCCTTTGCCTGTTTCAGCACGGAGAGCTGCGGCTTCGCTGAGATGTTTCCTGGATTGAAATCCACTCTGGTAATACTGGCAGGCCTTTTCAAGATACCGCTCCTCAGAGAATACCTAATGTGTGCAG GCCTGTGTCCAGTCAGCAAACCAAGCCTTGTCCACCTCCTCTCCAAAAGCGGTAAAGGAAATGCAGTGGTGATTGTGGTTGGGGGAGCAGCTGAGTCTTTAGCATCCTCTCCTGGAATCAACAGAGTGGTCatgaagcagaggaaaggaTTTGTCAGGACGGCTCTGGAGCATGG AGCAGATCTGGTGCCTGTTTACTCATTTGGGGAGAACGAACTCTTTCAGCAGGTGATTTTTTCAGAGGACAGCTTGGGTCGCAGGCTCCAGGGCTTGTTTAAAAGCATAATGGGTTTTGCCCCATGTCTATTTGTTGGTGAGCGCGTTGCTCTACTGCCCTACAGGAAACCAGTCATTACTGTAG TTGGAAGTCCAATCTCAGTGCCCAAGTGTGTCACACCAACTGAGAAGCAAGTTGACCACTATCACGGGCTCTACATGGAGGCCCTGAGCAAGTTATTTCATGAACACAAGGTCAGCTGTGGACTTTCCGAGAGCCACAAGCTTGAGATCATTTAG
- the mogat3b gene encoding 2-acylglycerol O-acyltransferase 3b isoform X2: MGAKLSLLRYFLDTQHMDLTWLDYHPSAGVACIILMVYLMFTSLWPLPTLYFIWLVNDWKTPERGGRGTTFVRKWKVWEQFREYFPVKLVKTADLNPNKNYIFGSHPHGIMCVGAFACFSTESCGFAEMFPGLKSTLVILAGLFKIPLLREYLMCAGLCPVSKPSLVHLLSKSGKGNAVVIVVGGAAESLASSPGINRVVMKQRKGFVRTALEHGADLVPVYSFGENELFQQVIFSEDSLGRRLQGLFKSIMGFAPCLFVGERVALLPYRKPVITVVGSPISVPKCVTPTEKQVDHYHGLYMEALSKLFHEHKVSCGLSESHKLEII; the protein is encoded by the exons ATGGGTGCTAAGCTTTCTCTTCTTAG ATATTTCTTGGATACCCAACATATGGATCTAACATGGCTGGATTATCATCCTTCTGCAGGAGTGGCTTGCATTATCCTGATGGTGTATCTTATGTTTACCTCTCTGTGGCCGCTGCCGACTCTTTACTTCATATGGCTGGTAAATGACTGGAAAACTCCAGAAAGAG GGGGCAGAGGAACAACATTTGTGAGGAAGTGGAAGGTTTGGGAGCAGTTCAGAGAGTATTTTCCTGTTAAA ctggtGAAGACAGCAGACCTGAACCCAAATAAAAACTACATCTTTGGCAGTCATCCGCATGGTATCATGTGTGTTGGAGCCTTTGCCTGTTTCAGCACGGAGAGCTGCGGCTTCGCTGAGATGTTTCCTGGATTGAAATCCACTCTGGTAATACTGGCAGGCCTTTTCAAGATACCGCTCCTCAGAGAATACCTAATGTGTGCAG GCCTGTGTCCAGTCAGCAAACCAAGCCTTGTCCACCTCCTCTCCAAAAGCGGTAAAGGAAATGCAGTGGTGATTGTGGTTGGGGGAGCAGCTGAGTCTTTAGCATCCTCTCCTGGAATCAACAGAGTGGTCatgaagcagaggaaaggaTTTGTCAGGACGGCTCTGGAGCATGG AGCAGATCTGGTGCCTGTTTACTCATTTGGGGAGAACGAACTCTTTCAGCAGGTGATTTTTTCAGAGGACAGCTTGGGTCGCAGGCTCCAGGGCTTGTTTAAAAGCATAATGGGTTTTGCCCCATGTCTATTTGTTGGTGAGCGCGTTGCTCTACTGCCCTACAGGAAACCAGTCATTACTGTAG TTGGAAGTCCAATCTCAGTGCCCAAGTGTGTCACACCAACTGAGAAGCAAGTTGACCACTATCACGGGCTCTACATGGAGGCCCTGAGCAAGTTATTTCATGAACACAAGGTCAGCTGTGGACTTTCCGAGAGCCACAAGCTTGAGATCATTTAG
- the mogat3b gene encoding 2-acylglycerol O-acyltransferase 3b isoform X1 has translation MKPYGFDFFQVAGMTEEKPQLKAFLEAISVLQWVLSFLFLGVACIILMVYLMFTSLWPLPTLYFIWLVNDWKTPERGGRGTTFVRKWKVWEQFREYFPVKLVKTADLNPNKNYIFGSHPHGIMCVGAFACFSTESCGFAEMFPGLKSTLVILAGLFKIPLLREYLMCAGLCPVSKPSLVHLLSKSGKGNAVVIVVGGAAESLASSPGINRVVMKQRKGFVRTALEHGADLVPVYSFGENELFQQVIFSEDSLGRRLQGLFKSIMGFAPCLFVGERVALLPYRKPVITVVGSPISVPKCVTPTEKQVDHYHGLYMEALSKLFHEHKVSCGLSESHKLEII, from the exons ATGAAACCTTAtgggtttgatttttttcag GTTGCAGGAATGACTGAAGAAAAACCTCAGCTAAAGGCGTTTTTAGAGGCTATAAGCGTTTTGCAATGGGTGCTAAGCTTTCTCTTCTTAG GAGTGGCTTGCATTATCCTGATGGTGTATCTTATGTTTACCTCTCTGTGGCCGCTGCCGACTCTTTACTTCATATGGCTGGTAAATGACTGGAAAACTCCAGAAAGAG GGGGCAGAGGAACAACATTTGTGAGGAAGTGGAAGGTTTGGGAGCAGTTCAGAGAGTATTTTCCTGTTAAA ctggtGAAGACAGCAGACCTGAACCCAAATAAAAACTACATCTTTGGCAGTCATCCGCATGGTATCATGTGTGTTGGAGCCTTTGCCTGTTTCAGCACGGAGAGCTGCGGCTTCGCTGAGATGTTTCCTGGATTGAAATCCACTCTGGTAATACTGGCAGGCCTTTTCAAGATACCGCTCCTCAGAGAATACCTAATGTGTGCAG GCCTGTGTCCAGTCAGCAAACCAAGCCTTGTCCACCTCCTCTCCAAAAGCGGTAAAGGAAATGCAGTGGTGATTGTGGTTGGGGGAGCAGCTGAGTCTTTAGCATCCTCTCCTGGAATCAACAGAGTGGTCatgaagcagaggaaaggaTTTGTCAGGACGGCTCTGGAGCATGG AGCAGATCTGGTGCCTGTTTACTCATTTGGGGAGAACGAACTCTTTCAGCAGGTGATTTTTTCAGAGGACAGCTTGGGTCGCAGGCTCCAGGGCTTGTTTAAAAGCATAATGGGTTTTGCCCCATGTCTATTTGTTGGTGAGCGCGTTGCTCTACTGCCCTACAGGAAACCAGTCATTACTGTAG TTGGAAGTCCAATCTCAGTGCCCAAGTGTGTCACACCAACTGAGAAGCAAGTTGACCACTATCACGGGCTCTACATGGAGGCCCTGAGCAAGTTATTTCATGAACACAAGGTCAGCTGTGGACTTTCCGAGAGCCACAAGCTTGAGATCATTTAG